In Nomascus leucogenys isolate Asia chromosome 11, Asia_NLE_v1, whole genome shotgun sequence, the following proteins share a genomic window:
- the SPRYD3 gene encoding SPRY domain-containing protein 3 isoform X2 — translation MRRTRRPRFVLMNKMDDLNLHYRFLNWRRRIREIREVRAFRYQERFKHILVDGDTLSYHGNSGEVGCYVASRPLTKDSNYFEVSIVDSGVRGTIAVGLVPQYYSLDHQPGWLPDSVAYHADDGKLYNGRAKGRQFGSKCNSGDRIGCGIEPVSFDVQTAQIFFTKNGKRLLEYLGKGKSIVDVGLAQARHPLSTRSHYFEVEIVDPGEKCYIALGLARKDYPKNRHPGWSRGSVAYHADDGKIFHGSGVGDPFGPRCYKGDIMGCGIMFPRDYILDSEGDSDDSCDTVILSPTARAVRNVRNVMYLHQEGEEEEEEEEEEEDGEEIEPEHEGRKVVVFFTRNGKIIGKKDAVVPSGGFFPTIGMLSCGEKVKVDLHPLSG, via the exons ATGAGGAGGACGCGGCGGCCCCG GTTTGTTCTCATGAACAAGATGGATGACCTCAACCTGCACTACCGGTTTCTGAATTGGCGCCGGCGGATCCGGGAGATTCGAGAGGTCCGAGCTTTCCGATATCAGGAGAGGTTCAAACATATCCTTGTAGATGGAGATACTTTGAG TTATCACGGAAACTCTGGTGAAGTTGGCTGCTATGTGGCTTCTCGACCCCTGACCAAGGACAGCAATTATTTTGAG GTGTCTATTGTGGACAGTGGAGTCCGGGGCACCATtgctgtggggctggtccctcaGTACTACAGCTTGGATCACCAGCCTGGCTGGTTGCCTGACTCTGTAGCCTACCATGCTGATGATGGCAA GCTGTACAATGGCCGAGCCAAGGGCCGCCAGTTTGGGTCAAAGTGCAACTCCGGGGACCGGATTGGCTGTGGCATTGAGCCTGTGTCCTTTGATGTGCAGACCGCCCAGATCTTCTTTACCAAAAATGGGAAGCGG CTGCTGGAGTACTTAGGGAAGGGCAAAAGCATCGTGGATGTGGGGCTGGCCCAGGCCCGGCACCCACTCAGCACCCGCAGCCACTACTTCGAGGTGGAGATCGTGGACCCTGGAGAGAAATGCTACATCGCCCTGGGGCTGGCACGGAAG GACTATCCCAAGAACAGGCACCCTGGCTGGAGCAGAGGGTCTGTGGCTTATCATGCAG ACGATGGGAAGATCTTCCATGGCAGCGGCGTGGGGGACCCCTTTGGGCCACGCTGTTACAAAGGGGACATCATGGGCTGTGGAATCATGTTCCCCCGGGACTACATTTTGGACAGTGAGg GGGACAGTGATGACAGTTGTGACACAGTGATCCTGTCTCCGACTGCCCGGGCCGTCCGGAACGTGCGGAATGTCATGTACCTGCaccaggaaggggaagaagaagaggaggaagaggaagaggaagaggatgggGAAGAGATAGAGCCGGAGCATGAGGGCAGGAAGGTGGTG gtTTTCTTCACTCGGAATGGCAAGATCATTGGGAAGAAGGATGCTgttgttccttctggaggcttctTCCCTACCATTGGAATGCTGAGCTGCGGGGAGAAAGTCAAAGTAGATCTGCACCCCTTGAGTGGCTAG
- the SPRYD3 gene encoding SPRY domain-containing protein 3 isoform X1 has protein sequence MRRTRRPRFVLMNKMDDLNLHYRFLNWRRRIREIREVRAFRYQERFKHILVDGDTLSYHGNSGEVGCYVASRPLTKDSNYFEVSIVDSGVRGTIAVGLVPQYYSLDHQPGWLPDSVAYHADDGKLYNGRAKGRQFGSKCNSGDRIGCGIEPVSFDVQTAQIFFTKNGKRVGSTIMPMSPDGLFPAVGMHSLGEEVRLHLNAELGREDDSVMMVDSYEDEWGRLHDVRVCGTLLEYLGKGKSIVDVGLAQARHPLSTRSHYFEVEIVDPGEKCYIALGLARKDYPKNRHPGWSRGSVAYHADDGKIFHGSGVGDPFGPRCYKGDIMGCGIMFPRDYILDSEGDSDDSCDTVILSPTARAVRNVRNVMYLHQEGEEEEEEEEEEEDGEEIEPEHEGRKVVVFFTRNGKIIGKKDAVVPSGGFFPTIGMLSCGEKVKVDLHPLSG, from the exons ATGAGGAGGACGCGGCGGCCCCG GTTTGTTCTCATGAACAAGATGGATGACCTCAACCTGCACTACCGGTTTCTGAATTGGCGCCGGCGGATCCGGGAGATTCGAGAGGTCCGAGCTTTCCGATATCAGGAGAGGTTCAAACATATCCTTGTAGATGGAGATACTTTGAG TTATCACGGAAACTCTGGTGAAGTTGGCTGCTATGTGGCTTCTCGACCCCTGACCAAGGACAGCAATTATTTTGAG GTGTCTATTGTGGACAGTGGAGTCCGGGGCACCATtgctgtggggctggtccctcaGTACTACAGCTTGGATCACCAGCCTGGCTGGTTGCCTGACTCTGTAGCCTACCATGCTGATGATGGCAA GCTGTACAATGGCCGAGCCAAGGGCCGCCAGTTTGGGTCAAAGTGCAACTCCGGGGACCGGATTGGCTGTGGCATTGAGCCTGTGTCCTTTGATGTGCAGACCGCCCAGATCTTCTTTACCAAAAATGGGAAGCGG GTGGGCTCTACCATCATGCCCATGTCCCCAGATGGACTGTTCCCAGCAGTGGGCATGCACTCCCTGGGTGAGGAAGTGCGGCTGCACCTCAACGCTGAGCTGGGCCGCGAGGACGACAGCGTCATGATGGTGGACAGTTACGAGGACGAATGGGGCCGGCTACATGATGTCAGAGTCTGTGGGACT CTGCTGGAGTACTTAGGGAAGGGCAAAAGCATCGTGGATGTGGGGCTGGCCCAGGCCCGGCACCCACTCAGCACCCGCAGCCACTACTTCGAGGTGGAGATCGTGGACCCTGGAGAGAAATGCTACATCGCCCTGGGGCTGGCACGGAAG GACTATCCCAAGAACAGGCACCCTGGCTGGAGCAGAGGGTCTGTGGCTTATCATGCAG ACGATGGGAAGATCTTCCATGGCAGCGGCGTGGGGGACCCCTTTGGGCCACGCTGTTACAAAGGGGACATCATGGGCTGTGGAATCATGTTCCCCCGGGACTACATTTTGGACAGTGAGg GGGACAGTGATGACAGTTGTGACACAGTGATCCTGTCTCCGACTGCCCGGGCCGTCCGGAACGTGCGGAATGTCATGTACCTGCaccaggaaggggaagaagaagaggaggaagaggaagaggaagaggatgggGAAGAGATAGAGCCGGAGCATGAGGGCAGGAAGGTGGTG gtTTTCTTCACTCGGAATGGCAAGATCATTGGGAAGAAGGATGCTgttgttccttctggaggcttctTCCCTACCATTGGAATGCTGAGCTGCGGGGAGAAAGTCAAAGTAGATCTGCACCCCTTGAGTGGCTAG